In Microbulbifer agarilyticus, the DNA window GGCAGCGGTGCTCATTCCCGCGACAAACATCATTCTTCCAACGAAGTCTGAGGCACAAACCGCCGACAAGGCGAACGAAGCCACGAAAGCGAGCAAGCCACCGGCCGATAAGACACCAGTCAAGAGCGGCACCATCCGTCACGGGATATCGGCAAAAGAAGCGGATGGAATGACCTATTCCGATATGAGCAAACCATCCGGCAAGAGTGTTGTCGCTGGAGGCCCGGCCGATAAGACCGACAGCAAGCCATATCAAATGCCGCTCACCCAGGAAGAGCAAGATATGCTCGGAGGGTCGAAGGGGCCGGAAATGGCCAAGCTGATGAAAATTTTGGTGGCGCACGGCAACGCGTTTGGCGCCGACAAACTGGTGGAACTGGGTGGACGCCCCCACTCCTCCATGTACTTTGGCACCGAATACATGGCCTCCCTGATTGGTATTTTCGACGAGGTTGCCAAGGCCGGCCTTAAATCCTACGCGCCCTATACCGTTAACCCCCGCCCCTACGACGCTTATAACGTCAACAACAACCCAACCGATATGCAGTTGATTTACGAGGGGTATGCGCGACAGAGAGACGTGGACTGGGTGCATGTGCGCCTCGGATCCCCAGACCTGAACTACCGTAGCTGCGCCTGTTACGTGCCAGAAATCGGTAATGCACCAAAGCCCGGTACCTATGTGGCGTGGGCGGAATCCTCCGCGGTGAACTACGGTAACTCGGCTCTTGGCCTGCGCACCAACCGCAACGCGACCGGTATGGAACTGCTGTGTGCGATTGTCGGCAAGGCGCCCCGCTTTGGCCTAATGACAGACGAGGGCCGCAAGGCCAAATGGTTGATCGATGTAAAAACAAGTAAGGAACCGGACTGGGGCGTGATCGGTACCGCGATCGGCCGCAAGTGCGTAGAGGATGTGCCGTTCATTGCCGGCTTAGATAGCTACTTTGGCGGCAAGATCACCAATGAAAACATGCACAAACTGAAGGCGATGGGTAGCGCTACCGCGTCCAGCGGCGCAGTGGGTCTCTATCACGTGGAAGGCGTCACTCCAGATGCGCAACAACAGGAACGCAAACTGCTGCTGGATGGCTATCAAACCTATGTGATTGACGATGCGGAACAGGAGCGCATTAGAGGCACGTTCGAAAACCAGTGGACCAAAAAAGATCACGCGCCCACCCACTGCTTTATTGGCTGCCCGCACAACACCTACGACGAAATACTTCAGTGGGGAACCAATGTGACCAAAGCATTGGAGAAGAATGGCAAAAATGAAGCTGCCATTCCCGTCTACCTGTTTTGCGCTAACGTCGTGCGCGATCACCTCGTTGAGGAGCACCCGGAGCTCGTTGGCCGCATGAAACAGGCGGGCATGAAGTTTACCAATATGTGCTCCGTTTCCTATGCCGGCATGAAAGGCTTTTCCGAGCGCGTGTTCGGTGTAACGAATTCCGCAAAAACCCGTAACTATTCGACGCTGCGTTATTTTCCAGACGACGTACTGCTAGAGATCATCGTTACCGGAGAAATCCCCAAAAACGCCTAGTTACGCTGACATAAACAAATTGGTTAAAGCCACTAGATAACGCTGGAGAACGAAATGGCAAAGAAAAAATTTCAGGGTCGCGCACTATTACCTGGCAAGCTGGAAGGGAAAGCGCTCGTATCAACGGTGCCATTCAACACGAGCAACTCTTACATCAAGAATATGTTTGGTGGCGAGACCGAAACCGCCCCCTGCACCGATGCAGCCAACAAAGATCTGTATCAGAAGGACCTCAAGGGGGCCATCATCTGCACCACCCAGACCGTCGGCTCAACACTCGGCGGTTGCGTGCTGATGGGGATGAGCGACATCGGTGTCGGGCCTCAGGCGATGTTATTCGCATGGCCGATTGATTCCGTTTCCTCAGCCGGGCTGTTTATGAACGACATCTGGTATGACCGCAGAATCATCACGGTCGACAAACTCGGTGATGAATTTCTCGAGTCAGTCAAATCCGGTGACCCGATTGCCATTTATGAAGACGGTACCGTTGAGGTTGGGTAAAACAACCTTGGCCTTCTGCCACATAGATGTCATAAGGGACAGCAAATGAAGTACGTGCGCGTAACCGCGGTCAATTTGCTTAGTACCTGCCTACTCTATCTGGTGGCGACAGCTGCTAATGGGCAATCCGGTACAGACAACAAAGATGCAGTCAGTAGCGATCCGACAGACCCATCGGTAATACTCCCCGATATTACTATCCGCCGCGCTCAGCGGGATTCGCTCCTGGGTCTGTCCCCGCTCAAAGGTGCACACGACGCGTTCGGCAATTTTTCTGACATGATCTATCGCGAGAATTGTGTCCGGGTCGGGGTGACGTTCAACCACGCTTCCCAGGGAATCACCGAGGCGGTGGATGACGATGCAAAGAGTGGCAGCGCCACCGATATGGATCTTGTCGCACAGTGGGATGCCTACAAACGTGGTGAGCCGACTGCCGGCAAGCTTTACGTCCATATTGAAGGCCGTTGGGACTACGGCACAACCGGGCCGCAGGAACTCGGCTTCGTAAGCATGGCAACGGCAGGTGGTACTGCAAACGCATTTGCAGCCTACACCCCAACGTTTCTGCCATTTAGAAACCTGTACTGG includes these proteins:
- a CDS encoding aconitase X, giving the protein MKRRNFCQAAVLIPATNIILPTKSEAQTADKANEATKASKPPADKTPVKSGTIRHGISAKEADGMTYSDMSKPSGKSVVAGGPADKTDSKPYQMPLTQEEQDMLGGSKGPEMAKLMKILVAHGNAFGADKLVELGGRPHSSMYFGTEYMASLIGIFDEVAKAGLKSYAPYTVNPRPYDAYNVNNNPTDMQLIYEGYARQRDVDWVHVRLGSPDLNYRSCACYVPEIGNAPKPGTYVAWAESSAVNYGNSALGLRTNRNATGMELLCAIVGKAPRFGLMTDEGRKAKWLIDVKTSKEPDWGVIGTAIGRKCVEDVPFIAGLDSYFGGKITNENMHKLKAMGSATASSGAVGLYHVEGVTPDAQQQERKLLLDGYQTYVIDDAEQERIRGTFENQWTKKDHAPTHCFIGCPHNTYDEILQWGTNVTKALEKNGKNEAAIPVYLFCANVVRDHLVEEHPELVGRMKQAGMKFTNMCSVSYAGMKGFSERVFGVTNSAKTRNYSTLRYFPDDVLLEIIVTGEIPKNA
- a CDS encoding aconitase X swivel domain-containing protein is translated as MAKKKFQGRALLPGKLEGKALVSTVPFNTSNSYIKNMFGGETETAPCTDAANKDLYQKDLKGAIICTTQTVGSTLGGCVLMGMSDIGVGPQAMLFAWPIDSVSSAGLFMNDIWYDRRIITVDKLGDEFLESVKSGDPIAIYEDGTVEVG